In one window of Desulfovibrio litoralis DSM 11393 DNA:
- a CDS encoding Fic family protein, with protein MRYIHERAEWPNFQWNIERLAGLLATVRHKQGLLLGRMSTLGFSIQAEAGLEILTEDVVKSSAIEGEKLDSTLVRSSLARRLGIDIGGITPMNRHIEGIVEMMLDATQRYAGPLTKERLVGWHAALFPTGFSGFRKITVGAWRTAESGAMQVISGAFGREKVHFEAPDAVRLDKEMNAFLKWFDAKLDLDPVLKAGIAHLWFVTLHPFEDGNGRIARAIADCALARADNSSQRFYSMSARIEQERNAYYAILETTQKGGVDITNWLEWFLECLERAIDGADEILASVLRKAQVWNKANQYSLNDRQRIVLNFLLNEFKGKLTSSKYAKLAKCSQDTALRDIRELMNYGLLFQSESGGRSTSYELR; from the coding sequence ATGAGATATATTCACGAAAGGGCAGAATGGCCAAACTTTCAATGGAATATTGAGAGGTTGGCTGGTTTGTTAGCTACCGTTCGGCACAAACAGGGCTTGCTTTTAGGGCGTATGAGTACGCTTGGTTTTTCCATTCAGGCAGAAGCAGGTTTGGAGATATTGACAGAAGACGTTGTTAAATCAAGTGCTATTGAAGGCGAAAAGCTAGATTCAACGCTGGTGCGTTCTTCCTTGGCTCGTCGACTTGGCATTGATATTGGTGGAATAACCCCAATGAACAGGCATATTGAAGGTATCGTTGAAATGATGCTTGATGCTACCCAACGCTATGCAGGACCATTGACCAAGGAGCGTCTTGTCGGCTGGCATGCGGCTTTGTTTCCTACTGGTTTTAGTGGATTTCGAAAAATCACTGTTGGTGCATGGCGTACTGCTGAATCTGGAGCGATGCAAGTTATTTCTGGGGCATTCGGGCGAGAAAAAGTGCATTTTGAAGCCCCTGATGCGGTGCGTTTGGATAAAGAAATGAACGCTTTTCTTAAGTGGTTTGATGCTAAGCTTGACTTAGATCCAGTGCTTAAGGCTGGAATTGCCCATTTGTGGTTTGTTACCTTGCACCCATTTGAAGATGGCAATGGGCGTATAGCTAGGGCGATTGCTGATTGTGCCTTGGCTCGTGCTGATAATAGCTCACAACGTTTTTATAGTATGTCCGCTCGTATTGAACAGGAGCGAAACGCTTATTATGCCATTTTGGAAACAACACAAAAAGGCGGAGTGGATATTACTAACTGGCTAGAGTGGTTTCTTGAATGCCTAGAGAGGGCTATTGATGGTGCTGATGAGATACTGGCCTCTGTTTTGCGAAAAGCTCAGGTGTGGAACAAGGCGAACCAATATTCGCTCAATGATCGTCAACGAATTGTTTTAAACTTCTTGTTAAATGAATTCAAAGGCAAGCTAACCAGTAGTAAATATGCCAAGCTTGCAAAATGTTCGCAGGACACAGCCTTACGAGATATTCGAGAACTAATGAACTATGGTCTTTTGTTCCAAAGCGAAAGCGGTGGGCGTAGTACGAGTTACGAACTTCGCTAA
- a CDS encoding AraC family transcriptional regulator produces MSTDKQIKLEILRTNLEKKILQHCTEIGKQNTKIDGLMISRQENKGTLENCFYTPTVGVIIQGCKYSRIGNDEYNYGALHCMVAGVDMPSLYRLTEASPEKPFLAISLGLDRYLIAQLIAEMQPSSTFYSVKKSFKGVVVAKVELEILDAFSRLIDLIDYPDQIPVIAPLIKRELHYRLLLGFHGEWLREINTLGTQSNQIAKAISWLRKNYREPLLVENLAEQVNMAPSTFHRHFRQVTTLSPIQFQKRLRLYEAQRLMLTSSLDASSAAMTVGYESISQFNREYKRLFGEPPFRNILHLRDK; encoded by the coding sequence ATGTCAACAGATAAACAAATAAAGCTTGAAATATTAAGAACAAACCTCGAAAAAAAAATTTTACAACATTGCACAGAAATTGGTAAACAAAATACAAAAATTGATGGCTTAATGATTTCGAGGCAAGAAAATAAGGGTACACTTGAAAATTGTTTTTATACTCCAACTGTAGGTGTGATTATACAAGGTTGTAAATACTCAAGAATTGGCAACGATGAATATAATTATGGAGCACTTCATTGCATGGTAGCAGGAGTGGATATGCCAAGCCTCTATCGCCTTACAGAGGCTTCTCCTGAAAAACCATTTTTAGCTATATCGCTAGGACTTGATCGGTATCTTATAGCTCAACTGATAGCGGAAATGCAACCTTCATCAACATTTTATAGTGTAAAAAAGTCGTTTAAAGGAGTCGTTGTTGCTAAAGTAGAATTAGAAATTCTTGATGCTTTTTCTAGACTTATAGACTTGATTGATTATCCTGACCAAATTCCTGTGATAGCTCCTTTGATAAAAAGAGAACTACACTACCGCCTACTTTTAGGGTTTCATGGTGAATGGTTACGTGAAATAAACACATTAGGCACTCAAAGCAACCAAATCGCAAAAGCTATTTCTTGGCTACGAAAAAACTATCGAGAACCTCTTCTTGTAGAAAACTTGGCGGAGCAAGTAAACATGGCTCCCTCAACATTTCATCGCCATTTTCGTCAAGTAACAACACTTAGCCCCATACAGTTTCAAAAACGCTTACGTCTTTATGAAGCACAACGCTTGATGTTAACAAGTTCCCTAGATGCAAGTTCAGCAGCTATGACAGTTGGTTATGAGAGCATATCGCAATTTAACAGAGAATATAAGCGTTTATTTGGCGAACCACCTTTTAGAAATATTCTTCATCTTAGAGATAAATAA
- a CDS encoding flavodoxin, with translation MKMIPFMLVVLSFVLTSPVHANENKKTLIVYFSHTQTTEKVALEIHKKVGGDIFRIETVQQYPTEHKATVTLAEKERDANARPALKTQVENIDSYDVIFIGYPIWWYTLPMPLYTFLESYDLSGKTIIPFCTHGGSSMSGTEDVIKKLQPNAKVLDGLAVSRNIIRSNPDTGAEKPVAEWLSKLGY, from the coding sequence ATGAAAATGATACCATTCATGTTGGTTGTTTTGTCTTTTGTTTTGACATCTCCAGTGCATGCAAATGAAAATAAAAAAACACTGATTGTCTATTTTTCTCATACACAAACAACCGAAAAAGTGGCATTGGAGATTCACAAAAAAGTTGGAGGTGATATTTTTAGAATTGAAACGGTACAGCAATACCCAACAGAACATAAGGCGACCGTTACACTAGCTGAAAAAGAACGTGATGCAAATGCTCGACCAGCTCTCAAAACACAAGTTGAGAATATTGATTCTTATGATGTTATCTTCATTGGTTACCCGATCTGGTGGTATACACTGCCAATGCCGCTATATACTTTTTTAGAGTCCTACGATTTATCTGGAAAAACAATTATTCCTTTCTGCACTCATGGAGGAAGCTCTATGTCTGGAACAGAAGACGTGATTAAAAAGCTTCAACCTAATGCGAAAGTTTTGGACGGTCTTGCTGTATCCAGAAACATTATTAGGAGCAATCCTGATACAGGGGCAGAAAAACCTGTGGCAGAGTGGCTTAGTAAGCTTGGTTATTAG
- a CDS encoding (R)-mandelonitrile lyase, whose protein sequence is MYYICIKSISFALLVIWAVFSANVVVAESDGTITITRRGTQPSEQMSGSNYTGTVLVEQSFQSTKPAKLVGELLNFEPGARSNWHTSPMGQSILVTSGKMIVQEENGSLEEAFAGDVVTFQPKVKHWFGAALDTGMSAWVIAETVNGTNVNWQEQVNDSQYKNNKTGKQSRQMTITRVGSQPSGKANPKNFSGSARVDGLFTAQNGSNAYGAIVTFEPCSRTDWHSHPMGQTLIITAGRGYVQCKGGALYEVSQGDIVWTPADIVHWHGATADNAMAHIALSERIEGKPVSWGAKVTDEEYGSVNSNEMPLKMQKIALISAFTASGDIDRLKQVLVEGLEAGLTVNQIKEVLIHAYAYAGFPRSLNAINAFITVIDEREKQGIKDVQGAEASKVVTDKSKYEYGHDVLAKLRNPAFVPGPVGSLKRPDAVPRYETFTPAIEVFLKEHLFADVFMRDVLDFQSREIATVGVISNLPGANAQLKSHIGLAMTQGFSEQQMRHLFRVMGTYLGKERGDNALEVLAQTMENIKK, encoded by the coding sequence ATGTACTACATATGTATAAAAAGTATATCTTTTGCCTTATTGGTTATTTGGGCTGTTTTTTCAGCCAATGTTGTTGTGGCGGAATCTGATGGGACAATTACAATCACCAGAAGAGGTACACAACCCTCAGAACAAATGTCTGGTTCAAATTATACAGGTACAGTTTTAGTGGAACAAAGCTTTCAATCAACTAAACCTGCAAAATTGGTTGGCGAGTTACTTAATTTTGAGCCTGGGGCACGTTCAAACTGGCACACAAGCCCCATGGGACAATCAATATTGGTTACATCTGGAAAGATGATTGTACAGGAAGAAAACGGCTCTTTGGAAGAGGCTTTTGCTGGTGATGTTGTAACTTTTCAACCAAAGGTCAAGCATTGGTTTGGTGCTGCTCTTGATACTGGTATGTCTGCATGGGTTATAGCTGAAACTGTAAACGGTACTAATGTAAACTGGCAAGAACAAGTAAATGACAGCCAATATAAAAACAATAAGACTGGCAAGCAGTCTAGACAAATGACGATTACTCGTGTTGGTTCTCAGCCTTCTGGCAAAGCCAACCCTAAAAACTTTTCAGGTTCTGCCAGAGTTGATGGGCTTTTTACTGCTCAAAATGGTTCTAACGCCTATGGAGCAATAGTTACTTTTGAACCTTGTTCTCGTACCGACTGGCACAGCCACCCTATGGGACAAACTTTAATTATTACTGCGGGGCGTGGTTATGTACAGTGCAAGGGCGGAGCTTTGTATGAAGTTAGTCAAGGAGATATAGTTTGGACTCCAGCTGATATTGTCCATTGGCACGGTGCAACAGCTGATAATGCGATGGCACATATAGCACTTTCGGAGCGGATTGAAGGTAAACCAGTATCTTGGGGAGCAAAAGTTACAGACGAGGAGTATGGTTCTGTGAATTCAAATGAAATGCCTCTTAAAATGCAAAAAATAGCCCTTATTTCTGCTTTCACTGCCAGTGGCGATATTGATAGACTCAAGCAAGTGCTGGTTGAAGGATTAGAAGCAGGGCTTACCGTAAATCAAATTAAAGAAGTGTTAATCCATGCTTACGCCTATGCTGGTTTTCCACGTTCTCTGAATGCCATAAATGCTTTTATCACCGTGATAGATGAACGAGAAAAGCAAGGCATCAAAGATGTTCAGGGGGCTGAAGCAAGCAAGGTTGTAACAGATAAGAGTAAATATGAATATGGGCATGATGTGTTGGCTAAGTTGCGTAATCCTGCTTTTGTGCCTGGTCCTGTCGGCTCGTTAAAACGTCCTGATGCTGTTCCAAGATACGAAACTTTTACTCCAGCGATTGAAGTTTTTCTTAAAGAACATTTGTTTGCGGATGTTTTTATGCGTGATGTACTTGATTTTCAGAGTCGTGAAATTGCTACAGTTGGAGTCATCAGCAATTTACCAGGTGCAAACGCTCAATTAAAATCTCATATTGGTCTTGCTATGACACAAGGTTTTTCAGAACAGCAGATGAGACACCTTTTTAGAGTTATGGGAACATACCTTGGCAAAGAGCGTGGTGATAATGCTTTGGAGGTGCTTGCCCAAACAATGGAAAACATAAAAAAATAG
- a CDS encoding alpha/beta hydrolase produces MKFEIGLLLMGLFVLTFSLGASNAMAVAPPAPSDKVTVERVTFKNRIGIDVAGDLYMPKAIDKSKKHPAIVVGHPFTGSKEQSSGLYAQKLAELGYITLAFDASFWGDSGGTPRNIEVPEIRVEDFSAAVDFLSNHALVDPNRIGGLGICGGGGYIVSAAAIDHRLKAIATVSMYDLGRARRQSLGDTVTFEQRMKTLDEIGKQRTKEFAGGERRNIFGVPEKRSPNDTENTSQFIDYYRTAERGMHPNVTTAYSFTSMAPMMNFFPFAQIETISPRPLLFIVGEKAVSAYFSEDAYNKAKEPKELFVVPGASHVDLYDVPKYLAISIPKLNKFFSDNLK; encoded by the coding sequence ATGAAATTTGAAATAGGATTATTACTTATGGGGTTATTTGTTTTAACCTTTAGTCTGGGAGCTTCCAACGCTATGGCTGTTGCTCCTCCTGCTCCAAGTGATAAGGTAACGGTAGAAAGAGTAACCTTTAAAAACCGTATTGGCATTGATGTGGCTGGAGACCTATACATGCCGAAGGCTATTGATAAATCTAAAAAACACCCAGCCATTGTAGTAGGACATCCGTTCACAGGTAGCAAAGAACAAAGTTCGGGATTATACGCACAAAAACTTGCGGAGTTAGGATACATCACTCTCGCATTTGATGCTTCTTTTTGGGGAGACAGCGGTGGTACTCCTCGTAATATTGAAGTTCCAGAAATACGAGTAGAAGACTTTAGTGCGGCTGTTGACTTTCTTAGCAATCATGCGTTGGTTGATCCGAATAGAATCGGTGGTCTTGGGATTTGTGGTGGTGGTGGCTATATTGTCAGTGCGGCTGCCATTGATCATAGATTAAAGGCTATTGCTACTGTCAGTATGTATGATTTAGGTCGTGCTCGCCGTCAGAGTCTTGGTGATACCGTTACTTTTGAGCAACGCATGAAGACTCTTGATGAAATAGGAAAACAGCGAACCAAAGAATTTGCAGGCGGAGAACGTCGCAATATTTTTGGCGTTCCCGAAAAACGTTCGCCAAACGATACTGAAAATACTAGCCAGTTTATAGATTATTACCGTACGGCTGAAAGAGGTATGCACCCAAACGTAACAACGGCTTATTCTTTTACCAGTATGGCTCCCATGATGAATTTTTTCCCTTTTGCACAGATTGAAACTATTTCTCCTCGTCCGCTCTTGTTTATAGTAGGTGAAAAAGCCGTATCAGCTTATTTTAGTGAAGATGCCTATAATAAAGCTAAAGAACCAAAAGAACTTTTCGTGGTGCCAGGAGCTTCTCATGTTGATCTCTATGATGTCCCCAAATATTTGGCTATATCGATTCCTAAGCTGAATAAATTTTTTAGCGACAACCTTAAATAA
- a CDS encoding alpha/beta hydrolase — MNYKRFYLYVLGLSVLFIPSGLMAVQAVKQKPLTIQEQGSFAVGGTVIKNDGTFDPRKPANPAGQSFHGDHAYVFYQKPVNARKLPIMFLHGAGQFSKTYETTPDGREGFQNIFLRRGFSVYMVDQPRRGNAGRSTIAANLTPTPDEQMWFSQFRVGVWPDYFPGVQFSKDKETLNQYFRQMTPNTGPFDVGVISDALAALFDKAGPGILVTHSQGGGPGWYTGMKSDKVRAIVAYEPGSNFTFPEGEVPAPIPNTFAKLSGVAVPLAEFKKLTQIPIIIYYGDNIPDKPSDIPAQDYWRACLEMANNWANLVNKYGGDVTVVHLPNAGFKGNTHFPFSDLNNVEIADHLSVWLKKKKLD; from the coding sequence ATGAATTACAAAAGATTTTATCTTTATGTATTGGGTTTGAGTGTGCTTTTTATCCCTTCTGGGTTAATGGCTGTGCAAGCTGTAAAACAAAAACCTTTAACTATTCAGGAACAGGGCAGTTTTGCTGTTGGTGGAACTGTTATCAAGAATGATGGTACTTTTGACCCTCGTAAACCAGCTAACCCTGCTGGACAATCGTTTCACGGTGATCATGCTTATGTTTTTTATCAAAAACCAGTCAATGCAAGAAAATTACCGATTATGTTTCTACACGGTGCTGGGCAGTTTTCTAAAACTTACGAAACAACTCCTGATGGGCGTGAAGGCTTTCAGAATATTTTTCTTCGCCGTGGGTTCAGCGTTTATATGGTTGACCAGCCGAGACGTGGAAATGCTGGACGTAGTACTATTGCAGCTAACTTGACTCCCACACCTGATGAACAAATGTGGTTTTCACAATTTCGTGTGGGCGTATGGCCTGATTATTTTCCTGGTGTTCAATTTTCTAAAGACAAGGAAACCCTTAATCAGTATTTTCGCCAAATGACCCCAAATACTGGTCCTTTTGATGTGGGTGTTATTTCAGATGCCTTGGCAGCACTCTTTGACAAAGCAGGTCCTGGAATTCTTGTTACCCATTCTCAAGGTGGTGGTCCTGGCTGGTATACAGGCATGAAAAGCGATAAAGTTCGTGCAATTGTGGCTTATGAACCTGGTAGTAACTTTACTTTCCCAGAAGGCGAAGTGCCTGCTCCTATTCCGAATACTTTTGCTAAATTAAGTGGCGTTGCTGTTCCTTTGGCGGAGTTTAAAAAGCTGACTCAAATTCCTATTATTATCTATTATGGCGACAATATTCCAGATAAGCCCAGCGATATTCCAGCTCAGGATTACTGGCGGGCATGTTTAGAAATGGCAAATAACTGGGCAAATCTTGTCAATAAATATGGCGGAGATGTAACAGTTGTGCATCTTCCTAATGCTGGATTTAAGGGTAATACTCACTTTCCGTTTTCAGACCTGAATAACGTAGAAATTGCCGATCATTTGTCTGTTTGGCTCAAGAAAAAGAAGTTGGATTAG
- a CDS encoding tyrosine-type recombinase/integrase produces the protein MSALNWKTVPGERGVYVRDYGDVQIYRLQGSHMGQRIIDNLGPMTLDKVKMIRETLNYNRKNNIPPFTYKDMIGEKVATVKAEKIVQEKQRKVILKEEEKRLNNTVSLFWENVYWQHRLELRRSLKENASIDGRWRNFIKPYFGEIPLQDLEDEHFKNFINNMRKRINPKTNTVYSDTTIHKCLTDLRLCWNYAVEKKVVEHVFPGKAITKEAREEVDNEKKCYLDYDEAKELADLVYERRLNSRLDHDTYCYTVLGLCLGLRAGDIHKLNQQAVERHIIDRTKNKRARFVHFGFSPVRSMLDERLNMYPPANPLEPLFLTNSTNSKGKMRTEVPHLYFAIIKELGFNEKPKRFGHALEKIDFHALRHTFATFAAMAGVDQYTLMKLMGHKKPDMTNRYIEIADAHQATNLERALPELFPVTKQEALDE, from the coding sequence ATGTCTGCACTTAATTGGAAAACAGTACCTGGAGAACGAGGTGTATATGTTCGAGATTATGGTGATGTGCAGATATATAGATTGCAAGGCAGTCATATGGGGCAAAGAATTATCGACAACCTAGGACCTATGACTTTAGATAAAGTGAAGATGATCCGTGAAACCCTGAACTACAACAGAAAAAACAATATTCCACCATTTACTTACAAGGATATGATAGGGGAGAAGGTTGCGACAGTTAAAGCGGAGAAAATTGTTCAGGAGAAACAACGCAAGGTTATTTTAAAGGAAGAGGAAAAACGTCTAAACAACACTGTTTCCTTATTCTGGGAGAATGTTTATTGGCAACACCGTCTTGAGCTACGTAGGAGTTTAAAAGAAAATGCTTCAATAGATGGACGCTGGCGCAATTTTATCAAACCATATTTTGGTGAAATTCCCTTGCAAGACCTTGAAGATGAACATTTTAAAAATTTTATTAACAATATGCGTAAGCGTATAAATCCTAAAACAAACACAGTATATAGTGATACTACAATTCATAAATGTCTTACAGATTTAAGACTTTGCTGGAACTATGCAGTTGAAAAAAAAGTAGTTGAACATGTGTTTCCAGGTAAAGCTATAACAAAAGAGGCTAGGGAAGAAGTAGATAACGAAAAAAAATGCTACTTGGATTATGATGAAGCCAAAGAACTTGCTGACCTTGTATATGAAAGAAGATTAAACTCTAGGCTGGATCATGACACTTATTGTTATACTGTTTTAGGTCTCTGCCTAGGTCTTAGAGCTGGGGATATTCATAAGTTGAATCAACAGGCGGTTGAAAGGCATATCATTGATAGGACGAAGAATAAGCGTGCCAGGTTCGTTCATTTTGGCTTTAGTCCTGTTCGCAGTATGTTAGATGAAAGGCTTAATATGTATCCACCAGCAAACCCGTTAGAACCTTTATTTCTGACCAATTCCACGAATAGTAAGGGGAAAATGCGTACTGAGGTGCCTCACCTATATTTTGCCATCATTAAGGAACTGGGTTTTAATGAGAAGCCTAAACGCTTTGGTCACGCATTAGAAAAAATAGATTTTCATGCTTTACGCCATACGTTTGCAACATTTGCAGCTATGGCAGGGGTTGATCAATACACACTGATGAAGCTTATGGGGCATAAGAAGCCAGATATGACAAACAGATATATAGAAATAGCGGATGCCCACCAAGCTACAAATCTTGAGAGGGCATTACCGGAATTATTTCCCGTAACAAAGCAAGAAGCACTTGACGAATAG
- a CDS encoding type II toxin-antitoxin system RelE family toxin, whose product MLKRRVTKDADKAIDKMPDKQFCQIYDAMEALRVNPEPEDSKELISNIRPKRRRKDIGEYRIIYWYDDECLYIDVIGKRNDKEVYKQAKRKGII is encoded by the coding sequence ATGTTGAAACGCCGAGTTACAAAAGATGCCGACAAGGCTATTGACAAGATGCCTGATAAGCAATTTTGTCAGATATATGATGCTATGGAAGCGTTGCGAGTAAATCCTGAGCCAGAAGACTCGAAAGAGCTTATTAGCAATATTAGGCCAAAACGCCGACGTAAAGATATTGGAGAGTATCGAATCATTTATTGGTATGATGATGAATGTCTTTATATTGATGTTATTGGCAAACGGAACGACAAGGAAGTTTACAAACAGGCCAAAAGGAAGGGAATAATATGA
- a CDS encoding type II toxin-antitoxin system Phd/YefM family antitoxin produces MNTVNATYAKQNFGACVADAAKQPVVIEKSGRPTVVMISYEEFQRFNELEESMWLQRAQDAATGGYLSVDESDAVMKKRLARATKNG; encoded by the coding sequence ATGAACACCGTTAATGCCACTTATGCCAAGCAGAATTTTGGTGCGTGTGTTGCCGATGCAGCAAAGCAACCTGTTGTTATTGAAAAATCTGGTAGACCAACCGTTGTTATGATTTCTTATGAAGAGTTTCAACGATTTAATGAGCTGGAAGAATCCATGTGGCTACAACGTGCCCAAGATGCCGCAACTGGCGGGTATCTTTCTGTTGATGAATCAGATGCCGTCATGAAGAAGCGATTGGCTCGTGCCACAAAAAATGGATAA
- a CDS encoding helix-turn-helix domain-containing protein, translated as MEELYETSEGIYKCGVIDKRKFEEHKALYAASQTPEYTGEEVKELRSRLNVSQSVFAMLINTSVAAVRAWESGTKKPTWWPL; from the coding sequence ATGGAAGAGTTGTACGAAACATCAGAAGGCATATACAAATGCGGTGTTATTGACAAACGTAAATTTGAAGAACATAAAGCCTTATACGCAGCCAGCCAAACGCCCGAATACACAGGGGAAGAGGTTAAGGAATTGCGTTCTCGCTTAAACGTGAGCCAATCTGTATTTGCAATGCTGATTAATACCAGTGTTGCTGCTGTTCGTGCTTGGGAGTCTGGAACAAAGAAACCTACCTGGTGGCCCCTCTAA
- a CDS encoding FibroRumin family radical SAM-modified Cys-rich RiPP: MLEYSSTAYSDLFGKINDNAYLASVSCIGQCTGCKCSCQCSCSGGIISDIEWEVF, from the coding sequence ATGCTCGAATACAGCTCAACTGCATATTCGGATTTGTTCGGAAAGATAAATGACAATGCCTACCTCGCCTCTGTTAGTTGCATTGGGCAATGCACAGGGTGTAAGTGTAGTTGCCAGTGCTCTTGCTCAGGGGGAATTATTTCTGACATTGAATGGGAGGTCTTTTAA
- a CDS encoding FibroRumin family radical SAM-modified Cys-rich RiPP, which yields MGGLLMMIATESQFQELFGSIGNDVSVMARCACVTCNSCTCACSCRRSPDNDETGWVE from the coding sequence ATGGGAGGTCTTTTAATGATGATAGCAACAGAAAGCCAATTTCAGGAATTGTTCGGCTCTATTGGTAATGATGTATCCGTGATGGCAAGGTGTGCGTGTGTTACATGTAACTCATGCACTTGTGCTTGTAGTTGTCGGAGAAGCCCTGACAATGATGAGACAGGATGGGTTGAATAA
- a CDS encoding FibroRumin system radical SAM peptide maturase: protein MLHVTHALVLVVVGEALTMMRQDGLNKLISVSRFTKCYELDDAVALYHSLRMKPVYIHKAQYEELLSFLDMVKPVSLDEFPSSLMGMATELRKYKILSLKKTEDDEVLQFVRSKIPSPSVNVCYLILSEQCNLACKYCFLGNNDPARRKKFSSEKMTKETAEQALVYFIRQIKLSGNQNPENKSTIIFYGGEPLLNFPVLEHIALRIHELGKVEPCIKNAELSVITNGLLLDEYKLKRLKELGVSIAISIDGCSEEANEQRIDLVGRPSFSKVVAVLDTAKNLDVNIALSVTLTEKTVQDKNKILELISAYNIKGFGFNILMSDETFTLSDEYNNNAADFIIDVFRDLREIGIYEDRIMRKLKSFSNAQVYFSDCAATAGSQIVVTPDGSVGICHGCIAERQYFVSTIYDESFNANIDPLFIKWSQLTPVNKSECLSCEALGICGGGCPVNALHCKGGNTIHSLDERFCVHAKKTLEFLIKDLYRIIRKSD from the coding sequence GTGTTACATGTAACTCATGCACTTGTGCTTGTAGTTGTCGGAGAAGCCCTGACAATGATGAGACAGGATGGGTTGAATAAATTGATTTCCGTATCACGGTTTACAAAGTGCTATGAACTGGATGATGCTGTTGCTTTGTATCATTCGCTACGAATGAAACCTGTTTATATTCACAAAGCTCAGTATGAAGAACTATTGAGCTTTTTGGATATGGTTAAACCAGTTTCTTTGGATGAATTCCCTTCCTCTTTAATGGGCATGGCGACGGAGCTTCGTAAGTATAAAATCCTGAGTTTAAAGAAAACTGAGGACGATGAAGTTTTACAATTTGTTCGCTCCAAAATTCCATCTCCGTCAGTAAATGTCTGCTATCTCATTTTAAGCGAACAATGTAATTTAGCTTGTAAGTATTGTTTTTTGGGAAACAATGATCCTGCAAGGCGGAAAAAGTTTTCTTCGGAAAAAATGACCAAAGAGACAGCCGAGCAGGCTTTGGTGTATTTCATTCGGCAAATTAAGCTGTCTGGAAATCAAAACCCAGAAAACAAGTCAACGATAATATTTTACGGTGGGGAACCACTTCTTAACTTTCCTGTACTTGAACACATTGCCCTGCGCATTCATGAACTAGGTAAAGTTGAGCCATGCATAAAAAATGCAGAGTTATCCGTAATAACCAATGGCCTCCTTTTGGACGAATACAAATTGAAACGCTTAAAGGAACTTGGAGTTTCTATTGCAATTTCAATTGATGGGTGTTCAGAAGAGGCAAACGAACAGCGTATAGACTTAGTTGGTAGACCGTCTTTTAGCAAAGTAGTAGCAGTGCTTGATACGGCAAAAAATCTTGATGTTAATATAGCCTTGTCAGTTACTCTGACGGAGAAAACAGTACAAGATAAAAATAAAATATTAGAATTAATTTCTGCGTATAACATAAAGGGATTTGGTTTTAACATCCTTATGTCTGATGAAACTTTTACCCTTAGTGATGAGTACAATAATAACGCGGCAGATTTTATTATTGATGTTTTTCGTGACTTGCGGGAAATAGGCATCTATGAAGACCGGATAATGAGGAAGTTAAAGTCTTTTTCAAATGCTCAAGTGTACTTTTCTGATTGTGCTGCAACCGCAGGTTCACAGATTGTTGTGACTCCAGATGGTAGCGTAGGAATATGTCATGGTTGCATCGCAGAAAGGCAATATTTTGTTTCCACAATTTACGATGAATCTTTCAACGCGAATATTGATCCGCTCTTTATCAAATGGTCGCAGCTGACACCTGTCAACAAAAGTGAGTGTTTGTCCTGTGAGGCCCTTGGAATATGTGGAGGAGGGTGTCCCGTTAACGCACTGCATTGTAAAGGTGGGAATACTATCCACTCTCTTGATGAACGCTTCTGTGTACATGCGAAGAAAACATTGGAATTTTTAATAAAAGATTTGTATCGAATAATCAGAAAAAGTGATTAA